The nucleotide window CCCAGAGAACGCACCCATCGCAATTTCCCCGCAACTTTTCGGGATCGGTAGAACCGGCAAACCCGTATGGGTCTACCCCTCCGGTGCAACCGAGCCGAATTCGAGTTAAGACGCCCCGGTGGTCGTGAACCTTGGCGGAGTGGGTCGAGTCGGGGTATTTTCGAGTGACGTGGGGCGGGGTCGCCCCCGCGTCCAGTCAGTCCGAATCCGAGGTCGAGGCTCATGGGTGAAGCGTCGTCGGTCATCGTTCCCCGAGGTTTCCGCGCATCGGCACTGAAGGCCGGGATCAAGCCGTCGGGGGGGCTCGACCTGGCGCTGCTGGCGGCCGACGTCCCCTGCTCCGCGGCCGGCACGTTCACGACCAACCGAGTCTGCGCCGCTCCCGTGCGATGGTGCCGTCAAATCATTCCGACGGACTCAGCGCGGGCTATCGTCGTCAATGCCGGCAACGCCAACGCGGCGACGGGAGCCCAGGGCGAGGCCAACGTCCGCCGCACCGCCGAGACCGCGGCCGAGTTGATCGGCTGCGATCCGAATCAGGTGCTCGTCGCTTCGACCGGCGTGATCGGCCATCAGCTTCCGATGGACCGACTCGAATCCGGACTCCGCGCGGCAGCCCCAGCGCTGTCCTCCAGCCCAGATTCGTTCCTCACGGCCGCGCAGGCGATTCTGACGACCGACACGCGGATCAAGGTCGTCTCAGAAACGCGAGGGGACTGGTCGCTCTTCGGCATGGCGAAGGGGGCGGCGATGATCGGGCCGCGGATGGCGACGATGCTCGCCTTCCTGACGACCGACGCCCGGATCAGCCAGTCGTCGCTCCAGTCGATCCTTTCCGAGGCCGTCGAGGAGAGCTTCAACTGCCTTTCGGTCGAGGGGCACACCAGCACCAACGACACAGTTCTTCTGCTGGCTTCGGGCCTCGCGCCGGGCGACGAGTTGAAAGGACACGCCCTCGACGTCTTCGAGAAGACCCTTCATGAATCCTGCCAGACGCTCGCTCAGGCGATGGCCGCCGACGGCGAAGGGTCGACCCACTTCATCACGATCGACGTCGAGGGCTGTACCGACCGCGAGGAGGCCCGGACCCTCGCGCGAGCCGTCGCAGACAGTCCGCTCGTCAAAACCGCGATCCACGGCGCCGACCCCAACTGGGGGCGGATCGTCTCGGCCGCCGGGTATGCGGGGATTCCCTTCGAGGAGACCGAGCTGTCCCTCTGGATCAATAACGTTTGCGTCTATGAGAAGGGGACGCCGACCGCCTTCAACGCCTCGGCCCTCTCCGCAAACCTCCGCGCCAATCGAGACGTCCACCTCCGTCTGCTCTTCGCCCGAGGCGGATCCTCGATCCGATTCTGGACGTGCGACCTGACCGCGGAGTACGTCCACCTCAACGCCGACTACACGACCTGAACCACGAGATCGGCGATCACGGCCGTGGCGTCCCTGGGGATGGCACGGCCTTCTTCTTGACCCGGTGCTGACCGTAGGGCATCGCGATCGTCCCATCAGCGGGCTCGACCAGATTGTGTTCGCGGTCCAGTTCGGGCTTCTCCAGAGTCGACACGATTCCCGAAGGCCAGACCAGCGTCAGCCGCTCGATCGGCCCTGCGCCTACGCCGATGATCAGCCGTGGGTCGTTGGCCGATTCCATGCTGACTCCCCCCTTGAGCTGGCGGTAGATCGTCCGTTTCGGGGTCTCGACGATCGCCAGCGAGCCCACGGCGTCTCGATTGCTCTTGGTCCCCTGAAGCTTCAGGCGGATCCAGTGGTTCTTGGTGGGGGTGTCGTTGCGGAGGATGGAGATCGGCCGGTCCTTGTCGTTGACCACGATGTCGACGTCGCCGTCGTTGTCGATGTCGCCGAACGCCGCGCCTCGGCCGACGTGCGTCTTCTCGAAGTACGGGCCGGCGTCTCGCGTGGCGAGCCGGAAGCGCTTGCCTTCCGCGTTCCGGAACAGCAGGGCAGGCTCCTCATAGTCGATCGGCTGGCCGAGGAGGCGGCGGTTGTCGTCCACGTGGCCGTTGGCGATGAAGCAGTCGGGCCAGCCGTCGGAGTCGAAATCGACCAGGGCCGTCCCCCAACTCACGAACGGGACGGTGTCGGACGCCAGGCCGAAGAACGACGTAACGTCCATGAACCCGCCCTTGCCGTAGTTCTGGTAGAGCGTGTCGTACTCGTTGGCGAAGTTGGTCACGAACAGGTCGGGAAGGCCGTCGCCGTCGACGTCCTCCGCATCGACGCCCATTCCCGACTGCGCTGAGCCGTTGATGTCGTAGGCCGCTCCGGATGACTCGGTGGCGTCGTCGAAGGTGCCGTCGCCGCGGTTGAGAAACAGGAAGTTCGGGTTCATGTCGTTGGCGACGTAGATGTCGATCAGGCCGTCGTCGTTCAGGTCGGCCGCGACGACCCCGAAGCCGTGGCCGTCGTCTCTTGGACGAGCAATCCGCTTCCTCTCGACGACGTCGACGACCTTCTTCGCCCCTGTCGAGGGGTCGACCTCCTCCTTCGTCCCGGTGACGACGTCAGTCTCAACGGTGATGGCCTGATCGAAGACGTCCGTGAATGTCATGTCGCCGTTGTTGCGGTAAAGCATGTGCTTGACCGTGGTAATCGTGCGCGGCGAGGAATACAGCCAGATCTTTTTCTCGGCGTCGCCGATGAGGATGTGATCCTCGGGGTAATTCCAGCGCCCGTAGTTCGCGACGTACACGTCGAGGTCGCCGTCGTTGTCATAGTCGAGCATCGCCCCGCCGGACGACCATGAGGGCCGATCGACCCCGGCCCTTGCGGAGACGTCCTCGAACGTGCCGTCGCCGTTGTTCCGATACAGCCGGTTCGGGCCGAGATTGCAGAGGAAGACGTCCGGGTCGCCGTCGTTGTCCAGATCTCCCACGATCACCCCGTGGGAGAAGCCGCGATAACCCAGCCCGGACTTCTCCGTAACATCCTCAAAGCGGCCGTCACCCAGGTTTCGGAAGAGGCGGTTGGGCCCTTTTTCGGCAGTCCCCAGTGGGAGCAAGGTCTGGGTGAGGAGATAGAGATCAAGCCGACCGTCGCCGTCGTAGTCGAAAATCCCCACCCCTGAGCCGTTGGCCGTCGGGAAGTGCTTCTCGCCGATCGTCCCCGAGAACTGAACGAAGTCGACGCCCCACTCGTGAGCGACCTCGGCGAATCGGAACGGGCTCGATTCGAGTTGTGCTGAGAGCTTCACCGGTCCCGTGATCAGTGAGACTCGGTCGCCGGCGATCGTCGAGACTGCCTGCGAAGGCTTCTTGAGCTTCTCAGCGGGCTTCGAGGTCGTCGGTTTCGTGGAGACCTTGGCCGAATCGCCGGTTGGAGTTGGAGCCGTGCTATCCGTTCCCCTCCCACAGCCGGCGGTCGCGATCGCCAGAACCGACGCGACGGCGAAGATTCGCCACCGGGAGGGACCATGCCCCCTCGGCTCGGATCGACTCACACTTCCCATGAATCGCCTGCTT belongs to Paludisphaera rhizosphaerae and includes:
- a CDS encoding CRTAC1 family protein; translated protein: MSRSEPRGHGPSRWRIFAVASVLAIATAGCGRGTDSTAPTPTGDSAKVSTKPTTSKPAEKLKKPSQAVSTIAGDRVSLITGPVKLSAQLESSPFRFAEVAHEWGVDFVQFSGTIGEKHFPTANGSGVGIFDYDGDGRLDLYLLTQTLLPLGTAEKGPNRLFRNLGDGRFEDVTEKSGLGYRGFSHGVIVGDLDNDGDPDVFLCNLGPNRLYRNNGDGTFEDVSARAGVDRPSWSSGGAMLDYDNDGDLDVYVANYGRWNYPEDHILIGDAEKKIWLYSSPRTITTVKHMLYRNNGDMTFTDVFDQAITVETDVVTGTKEEVDPSTGAKKVVDVVERKRIARPRDDGHGFGVVAADLNDDGLIDIYVANDMNPNFLFLNRGDGTFDDATESSGAAYDINGSAQSGMGVDAEDVDGDGLPDLFVTNFANEYDTLYQNYGKGGFMDVTSFFGLASDTVPFVSWGTALVDFDSDGWPDCFIANGHVDDNRRLLGQPIDYEEPALLFRNAEGKRFRLATRDAGPYFEKTHVGRGAAFGDIDNDGDVDIVVNDKDRPISILRNDTPTKNHWIRLKLQGTKSNRDAVGSLAIVETPKRTIYRQLKGGVSMESANDPRLIIGVGAGPIERLTLVWPSGIVSTLEKPELDREHNLVEPADGTIAMPYGQHRVKKKAVPSPGTPRP
- the argJ gene encoding bifunctional glutamate N-acetyltransferase/amino-acid acetyltransferase ArgJ, whose amino-acid sequence is MGEASSVIVPRGFRASALKAGIKPSGGLDLALLAADVPCSAAGTFTTNRVCAAPVRWCRQIIPTDSARAIVVNAGNANAATGAQGEANVRRTAETAAELIGCDPNQVLVASTGVIGHQLPMDRLESGLRAAAPALSSSPDSFLTAAQAILTTDTRIKVVSETRGDWSLFGMAKGAAMIGPRMATMLAFLTTDARISQSSLQSILSEAVEESFNCLSVEGHTSTNDTVLLLASGLAPGDELKGHALDVFEKTLHESCQTLAQAMAADGEGSTHFITIDVEGCTDREEARTLARAVADSPLVKTAIHGADPNWGRIVSAAGYAGIPFEETELSLWINNVCVYEKGTPTAFNASALSANLRANRDVHLRLLFARGGSSIRFWTCDLTAEYVHLNADYTT